A genome region from Mycobacterium florentinum includes the following:
- a CDS encoding NAD-dependent protein deacetylase yields the protein MTARPESPELVALLAGRRIAVLTGAGISTDSGIPDYRGPDSPPSNPMTIRQFTSDSAFRQRYWARNHVGWRHMDATLPNAGHRALAALERAGVVSGVITQNVDLLHTKAGSENVINLHGTYAQVICLSCGHTMSRAALAEELEALNPGFIERAEAIGGLAVAPDADAVVTDTGSFRYLDCPHCTGMLKPDIVYFGENVPKERVAQSFSMVDESEALLVAGSSLTVFSGYRFVRHAAALGIPIAIVNRGPTRGDDLATVKLDAGCSELLVLLASELGGALAPLALP from the coding sequence GTGACAGCACGCCCCGAATCACCGGAGCTGGTTGCGCTGTTGGCCGGACGCCGGATCGCCGTGCTGACGGGTGCCGGGATCTCCACCGACTCGGGCATTCCCGACTACCGCGGTCCCGATTCGCCGCCGAGCAACCCAATGACGATCCGGCAGTTCACCTCCGATTCCGCGTTCCGGCAGCGCTATTGGGCGCGCAACCACGTCGGCTGGCGGCACATGGACGCGACCCTGCCCAACGCGGGGCATCGGGCGCTGGCCGCGCTGGAGCGCGCCGGGGTGGTGAGCGGCGTGATCACCCAGAACGTCGACCTGCTGCACACCAAGGCCGGCAGCGAGAACGTGATCAATCTGCACGGCACCTACGCGCAGGTGATCTGCCTGAGCTGCGGCCACACGATGAGCCGTGCGGCGCTGGCCGAGGAGCTCGAGGCGCTCAATCCGGGATTCATCGAGCGCGCGGAGGCGATCGGTGGGCTGGCGGTGGCACCCGACGCCGACGCCGTTGTCACCGATACCGGGTCCTTCCGCTACCTGGACTGCCCGCACTGCACCGGTATGCTCAAGCCCGATATCGTCTACTTCGGCGAAAATGTCCCTAAAGAAAGAGTGGCACAGTCGTTTTCGATGGTCGACGAATCCGAGGCACTACTGGTCGCGGGGTCGTCGCTGACCGTATTCTCCGGCTACCGATTCGTGCGGCACGCGGCCGCGCTCGGCATACCGATCGCCATCGTCAATCGCGGCCCTACCCGCGGCGACGATCTGGCCACCGTCAAACTCGACGCCGGCTGCTCGGAATTGCTGGTGCTGCTCGCCTCCGAACTGGGAGGTGCGCTGGCGCCACTGGCCTTGCCCTAG
- a CDS encoding methyltransferase family protein, with product MRTSVASVGSAAFFVVAPGTVVGVIPWLITGWVLPNGGAPLRWAQAVGVVLIAAGLIPLLHAFTQFARAGGTPAPVAPTEHLVITGFNRYVRNPMYVGLVLAILGQALLLRSPGLVVYAAIVWISTASFVLLYEQPTLARQYGDEYEEYKLNVPAWLPRLRPW from the coding sequence GTGCGGACATCAGTGGCTAGCGTCGGGTCAGCGGCGTTCTTTGTGGTGGCTCCGGGCACCGTTGTGGGTGTGATTCCCTGGCTGATCACCGGTTGGGTGCTGCCCAACGGCGGCGCGCCGTTGCGGTGGGCGCAGGCAGTAGGCGTCGTGCTGATCGCCGCGGGGCTCATCCCGCTGCTGCACGCGTTCACGCAATTCGCCAGGGCCGGAGGAACTCCCGCGCCCGTTGCGCCGACAGAACATCTGGTGATCACCGGGTTCAATCGCTATGTCCGAAACCCGATGTACGTCGGACTCGTGCTGGCAATTCTCGGGCAGGCGTTGCTCCTTCGCAGTCCGGGGTTGGTGGTCTACGCCGCGATTGTGTGGATTTCCACCGCATCTTTTGTGCTTCTCTACGAACAGCCAACCCTGGCAAGGCAATACGGGGACGAGTACGAGGAGTACAAACTCAACGTGCCCGCCTGGCTACCGCGCTTGCGGCCCTGGTGA
- a CDS encoding serine/threonine-protein kinase — protein sequence MDGTPFGRYRLVELLGRGGMGEVWRAHDTSTNRIVAIKLLPPQLAQDPTFVQRFRREAEAAAQLNSPHVVPIHDYGEIDGRLFVNMRLIEGRDLQQVLSEGPLDPARAVRIVEQVARALHAAHKIGLVHRDVKPSNILLDEDDFAYLIDFGIARGADQTRMTGTGGVIGSWPYMAPERLRAGQVDARSDVYALACVLYECLTGDTPFAGDNTEQQITAHFMEPPPRPSITDPNVPATLDPVIANGMAKDPDQRYATTIELATAATDAVTDPIARPAQTLSDSAYFVTQAATKAADPSLAATQHASRLTLPPLAAGDPKRRKHLRIALAGGAVVVATIVVAIIVFTVGSGPANQPAAKPVAAPNTGPFTGVYRVDFGPSGTNGKPDDGGTSSSGQWAVRSACRPTGCVATATATGGATLQSEFVFDDIGGQWRAVGAYPVASPPPGVSGFDGCQFPAEYWTVITLQLRPDGSVGGQYRATGPPECETERTVTFTRIGDVDVNTLPDPAGIPAPVGSPAAAFHGRYHATQKPLDTHLTGTWEPIVQTDCLRTGERCISRVGYNIYHFSNGKWTYAFDGKRGCEKTQISDPTTFHWEFPLPQPPQDPITLLTGHGHKQVTGTDSCSGSYDEDVKFERTGD from the coding sequence ATGGATGGAACCCCGTTCGGGCGCTACCGCTTGGTGGAATTGTTGGGCCGCGGTGGGATGGGCGAAGTGTGGCGTGCGCACGACACATCGACTAACCGGATAGTCGCAATTAAGTTGCTACCGCCGCAGCTGGCTCAAGACCCGACGTTCGTGCAACGGTTTCGCAGAGAAGCCGAAGCGGCGGCGCAACTCAACAGCCCGCATGTGGTCCCAATTCATGACTACGGCGAGATCGACGGCCGGCTATTTGTGAACATGCGCTTGATCGAGGGCCGCGACCTGCAACAGGTTCTGAGTGAAGGGCCGCTGGACCCGGCCCGAGCGGTGCGCATCGTCGAGCAGGTGGCCCGAGCTCTGCACGCCGCCCACAAGATCGGACTGGTCCACCGCGACGTCAAACCGTCCAACATCCTGCTCGACGAGGACGACTTCGCGTACCTGATTGACTTCGGGATCGCCCGCGGCGCAGACCAAACCCGAATGACCGGTACCGGCGGCGTCATCGGCAGCTGGCCCTACATGGCCCCGGAGCGGCTGCGAGCGGGCCAGGTCGATGCCCGCTCGGATGTCTATGCGCTGGCCTGCGTGTTGTACGAGTGCCTGACCGGGGACACCCCGTTCGCCGGAGACAACACCGAACAGCAAATCACCGCGCATTTCATGGAACCGCCGCCACGCCCGTCGATCACCGATCCCAACGTGCCGGCCACGCTCGATCCGGTGATTGCCAACGGCATGGCCAAAGACCCCGATCAGCGGTACGCCACCACCATCGAATTGGCCACCGCCGCGACCGATGCCGTCACCGACCCAATCGCCAGGCCAGCCCAAACCCTAAGCGATTCAGCATATTTCGTGACACAGGCCGCAACCAAGGCCGCCGACCCCAGCCTTGCCGCGACCCAACACGCAAGCCGACTCACCCTGCCCCCACTGGCTGCCGGTGACCCAAAACGCCGAAAACACCTCCGGATCGCACTCGCGGGTGGGGCCGTCGTGGTCGCAACAATCGTCGTCGCCATCATTGTGTTCACCGTCGGAAGCGGGCCTGCCAACCAGCCGGCCGCGAAGCCCGTCGCCGCGCCGAACACCGGTCCGTTCACCGGCGTGTACCGCGTCGACTTCGGCCCCTCGGGCACCAATGGGAAACCGGACGACGGAGGGACGTCATCAAGCGGACAGTGGGCGGTCCGTTCGGCATGTCGTCCCACGGGCTGCGTCGCAACGGCAACGGCCACCGGCGGAGCTACCCTGCAGTCGGAATTCGTGTTCGACGACATTGGCGGACAGTGGCGTGCGGTCGGCGCATACCCGGTGGCGTCGCCGCCACCCGGAGTGTCGGGCTTCGACGGATGCCAATTCCCCGCCGAATACTGGACCGTCATCACGCTGCAACTGCGGCCCGACGGATCGGTGGGCGGCCAATATCGCGCCACGGGGCCCCCCGAATGCGAGACGGAGCGAACCGTCACCTTCACCCGGATCGGGGACGTCGACGTCAATACTCTTCCGGACCCGGCTGGGATACCGGCACCTGTCGGGTCCCCGGCCGCCGCATTCCACGGCCGCTACCACGCAACGCAGAAGCCTCTCGACACTCACTTGACAGGCACCTGGGAGCCCATTGTTCAGACCGACTGCCTGCGCACGGGAGAACGCTGCATCAGTCGGGTCGGATACAACATCTATCACTTTTCGAACGGCAAGTGGACCTACGCATTTGACGGCAAACGAGGATGCGAGAAAACGCAAATATCGGATCCAACCACGTTCCACTGGGAATTTCCGTTGCCGCAGCCGCCGCAAGATCCGATCACGTTATTGACGGGCCACGGCCACAAGCAGGTGACCGGCACCGACAGTTGTTCAGGCTCCTATGACGAAGACGTGAAATTCGAACGCACCGGCGACTGA
- a CDS encoding TetR/AcrR family transcriptional regulator has translation MPPVTRKPQPKREQRREEIERQLLDATERLMRGGASFTELSVDRLSTEAGISRASFYIYFEDKGHLLRRLAGQVFADLAESADRWWSVAGRHDPADVRAAMAGLVASYRRHQPVLVALNEMAAYDAVVGATYGNLLTAIAARLRRVIEDGQADGSIRLELPAATTASALTWMVERTCQQNLPGAPESYDAELSDTLAEIIWATLYLKSQSS, from the coding sequence ATGCCGCCGGTTACCCGCAAGCCGCAGCCCAAGCGCGAGCAGCGGCGTGAGGAGATAGAGCGCCAGCTACTGGACGCCACCGAGCGGCTGATGCGCGGCGGGGCCAGCTTCACCGAGCTCAGCGTGGACCGGCTGTCGACCGAGGCCGGCATCTCGCGGGCGAGCTTCTACATCTACTTCGAGGACAAGGGCCATCTGCTGCGCCGGCTGGCCGGCCAGGTGTTCGCCGATCTGGCCGAGAGCGCCGATCGATGGTGGAGCGTGGCGGGGCGCCATGATCCCGCCGACGTCCGCGCGGCCATGGCGGGCCTGGTTGCCAGTTATCGCCGCCATCAGCCGGTGCTGGTCGCCCTCAACGAGATGGCCGCCTACGACGCGGTGGTGGGCGCGACCTACGGCAATCTGTTGACCGCGATCGCCGCGCGGCTGAGGCGCGTCATCGAAGACGGCCAGGCCGACGGTTCCATCCGGCTCGAACTGCCCGCGGCCACCACGGCCAGCGCGCTGACCTGGATGGTGGAGCGGACCTGTCAGCAGAACCTGCCGGGCGCACCGGAGTCCTACGACGCAGAACTCTCCGACACGTTGGCCGAAATAATCTGGGCCACTTTGTATCTCAAGTCGCAATCGAGCTGA
- a CDS encoding FAD-dependent oxidoreductase: MSESQFSRVESCDVCIVGAGIAGLNALFAVSRYLSPDQKVILIDRRPRLGGMWVDVYSYVRLHQPHPMFTAGNIEWTLGKDRAHLASKGEVLGHFQHCVDVIRERVQVDEYFGWDFESHQEADGVVWVNCRAVDGRVLVVGAKRLIKAYGLAVMPNEPLQLSSRRVHSVSPDYCDVRAGDIGESAAPVWIIGGGKTAMDTAHALITVRPGRQVNLVAGAGTFFTSRDKFFPTGARRWWKGRPPSTVAAQLSRRYDGANESEIREWYRSTHGTFLTPQADNFVLGVLSEDENRAISAGLNDVVMDYLDDVVDRMCTTELVFRSKATKTIEPGSWVVNCTGYVGADREYPYEPYISPSGAVVSINVRSAVLHLPAFMGYFLGHLMMLDKLTDIPLYEVDWQELRRESPVAFPYVLFALAQHNLSLIYDNVPSGVFKENGLDFDQWYPLPRRLPGQIRFLLTHRRECERQRRVLDTVRERFQIRCGPISEERVASQIG; the protein is encoded by the coding sequence ATGTCCGAATCCCAATTCTCGCGGGTGGAGAGCTGCGATGTGTGCATCGTGGGAGCCGGTATCGCCGGGCTCAACGCCCTATTCGCGGTCAGCCGATACCTATCGCCGGACCAGAAGGTGATCCTGATCGATCGCCGGCCGCGCCTCGGTGGCATGTGGGTCGATGTGTATTCGTATGTGCGCCTGCATCAACCACATCCGATGTTCACCGCGGGCAACATCGAGTGGACCCTGGGCAAGGATCGCGCCCACTTGGCGTCCAAGGGTGAAGTGCTCGGCCATTTTCAGCACTGCGTCGACGTGATCAGGGAGCGTGTGCAAGTCGACGAGTACTTCGGCTGGGACTTTGAGTCACACCAAGAAGCGGACGGAGTCGTGTGGGTCAACTGCCGGGCGGTCGACGGGCGGGTGCTCGTCGTCGGAGCCAAGCGATTGATCAAAGCCTATGGCCTGGCGGTCATGCCGAACGAGCCGCTGCAGCTCTCCAGCCGACGCGTTCATTCGGTGTCGCCCGACTACTGTGACGTCCGGGCCGGCGATATCGGGGAAAGCGCTGCGCCGGTGTGGATTATCGGCGGCGGAAAGACCGCGATGGACACCGCGCACGCGTTGATCACCGTGCGCCCCGGTCGCCAGGTCAACCTCGTCGCCGGCGCGGGAACATTCTTCACCAGCCGCGACAAATTTTTCCCGACCGGCGCCCGGCGGTGGTGGAAGGGTAGGCCGCCGAGCACCGTCGCCGCACAGTTGAGCCGACGGTACGACGGCGCGAACGAATCAGAGATCCGGGAGTGGTACCGCTCCACTCACGGCACGTTCCTGACTCCGCAGGCGGACAACTTCGTGTTGGGAGTGCTGTCCGAGGACGAGAATCGCGCGATCTCCGCCGGTCTCAATGATGTCGTCATGGATTATCTCGACGATGTCGTCGATCGCATGTGCACGACCGAGTTGGTGTTCCGCAGTAAAGCGACGAAGACAATCGAACCGGGCAGCTGGGTCGTGAACTGCACGGGGTACGTGGGGGCCGACCGCGAATACCCTTACGAACCTTACATTTCGCCCAGTGGTGCGGTCGTCTCGATCAATGTGCGGTCGGCCGTGCTGCACTTGCCTGCGTTCATGGGGTACTTCCTGGGCCACCTGATGATGTTGGACAAGCTCACCGACATTCCGCTCTACGAAGTCGACTGGCAGGAACTGAGGCGCGAATCGCCGGTGGCATTTCCGTACGTGCTCTTCGCGCTCGCCCAGCACAATCTGAGCCTGATCTACGACAACGTCCCCAGCGGCGTATTCAAGGAGAACGGTCTCGATTTCGATCAGTGGTATCCGCTACCGCGCCGCCTGCCGGGCCAGATACGGTTCCTGCTCACGCACCGCCGCGAATGCGAACGCCAGCGCCGCGTTCTGGACACGGTGCGGGAACGATTCCAAATCCGTTGCGGTCCAATAAGTGAGGAGCGGGTAGCCAGTCAAATCGGATGA
- a CDS encoding cytochrome P450 produces the protein MAVLTGRTSRPRAYDAIDLSSRAFWSTTAADRERSFAVLRAERPVSWHPPVEDSLMPDPDDPGYWAVTRRADIVAVSRDSEVFLSGKGVMFESVPVELLEASQSFLAMDPPRHTKLRKLAHAAFTPRQVRRIEESIQANAKTIVEELREAGSGADFVDHCAKELPIRTLSDMVGIPESERERMAHATDALVSWADPEFLNGRPALEVIFEQQMYLHGVVGALAAQRRENPGEDLISSLVHAEVDGDRLTDAEVAAFFVLLSVAGNDTTRQTMSHTMKALTDFPAQRAWLLADYESRIGVAVEEFVRWATPVMTFRRTAATDFELGGQTIAAGEKVVMFYSSGNWDTEAFQRPDHFDLSRSPNPHVGFGGGGLHFCLGAHVARAQLRAIFGELFRQLPDIQATDATYVAGNFVRAVRSLPCTF, from the coding sequence ATGGCAGTGCTGACCGGGCGTACCAGCCGCCCACGTGCGTATGACGCGATTGATCTGTCCTCGCGCGCGTTTTGGTCGACGACGGCAGCCGACCGGGAGCGCTCGTTTGCGGTGCTGCGGGCCGAGCGGCCGGTGAGCTGGCATCCCCCGGTCGAAGATTCCCTGATGCCCGATCCCGACGATCCCGGTTATTGGGCGGTCACCCGGCGCGCGGACATCGTCGCGGTCAGCCGCGACAGCGAGGTGTTCCTGTCCGGCAAGGGGGTGATGTTCGAAAGCGTTCCGGTGGAGCTGCTGGAAGCGTCGCAATCCTTCTTGGCGATGGACCCGCCGCGGCACACCAAGCTGCGCAAGCTCGCCCACGCCGCGTTCACGCCGCGGCAGGTGCGCCGCATCGAGGAGTCGATCCAGGCAAACGCGAAGACGATCGTGGAAGAGCTTCGCGAGGCCGGCAGCGGCGCGGATTTCGTCGATCACTGCGCCAAGGAGCTGCCCATCCGCACGCTGTCGGACATGGTGGGCATCCCGGAATCCGAGCGTGAGCGCATGGCACATGCCACCGACGCACTGGTGTCGTGGGCCGACCCCGAATTCCTCAACGGCCGCCCCGCATTGGAGGTCATCTTCGAACAGCAGATGTACCTGCACGGGGTCGTCGGCGCGCTCGCCGCGCAGCGCCGCGAGAACCCAGGTGAGGACCTGATCAGCAGCCTGGTGCACGCCGAGGTGGACGGTGACCGGCTTACCGATGCCGAGGTGGCGGCGTTTTTTGTGTTGCTCTCGGTGGCGGGCAATGACACCACCCGGCAGACGATGAGCCACACGATGAAGGCCCTCACCGACTTCCCGGCCCAAAGGGCTTGGCTGCTAGCCGATTACGAGAGCCGGATCGGTGTGGCGGTCGAGGAGTTCGTTCGTTGGGCGACGCCGGTGATGACCTTCCGCCGCACGGCGGCAACCGATTTCGAGCTCGGCGGTCAGACCATCGCCGCGGGGGAGAAGGTGGTGATGTTCTATTCGTCGGGCAACTGGGACACCGAGGCGTTCCAACGTCCTGATCACTTCGACCTGAGCCGCAGCCCCAACCCGCACGTCGGATTCGGCGGCGGCGGACTGCATTTCTGCCTCGGCGCGCACGTGGCTCGCGCGCAACTGCGGGCGATCTTCGGTGAGTTGTTCCGCCAGCTGCCGGACATTCAGGCAACCGATGCGACGTACGTGGCGGGCAACTTCGTGCGCGCGGTGCGCAGCCTACCCTGCACGTTTTAG
- a CDS encoding CHAP domain-containing protein translates to MKRSAVVAAAAVTSALSLGASMAPAPANGDPAASIGRTIDHNPLSGDYEGYCTWGAQEQIHAHTGYYIRALTGNAENWANQAQAAGWTVVNEAQPHSIAVFSSALVGGVGHVAWVDAVNGNSITITEMNTGYGATASNGYRTTGFHEFDTRTVAQAPGMSYILIP, encoded by the coding sequence ATGAAGCGCAGCGCAGTTGTGGCCGCCGCCGCGGTGACCAGCGCACTCTCCCTGGGAGCGTCAATGGCGCCGGCTCCGGCCAACGGGGATCCGGCAGCGAGCATAGGCCGCACGATCGACCACAACCCCTTGAGCGGCGACTACGAGGGCTACTGCACCTGGGGCGCCCAAGAACAAATCCACGCCCACACCGGCTACTACATCCGAGCGCTCACCGGAAATGCCGAAAACTGGGCTAACCAAGCCCAAGCGGCAGGCTGGACGGTAGTGAACGAAGCGCAGCCCCACTCGATCGCGGTCTTCAGCAGCGCGCTCGTCGGAGGCGTCGGACACGTCGCCTGGGTCGACGCCGTCAACGGCAACTCCATCACGATCACCGAGATGAACACGGGTTACGGGGCCACCGCGTCAAACGGCTACCGCACCACGGGCTTCCACGAATTCGACACACGGACCGTCGCACAAGCCCCGGGGATGAGCTACATCCTGATCCCCTGA
- a CDS encoding TetR/AcrR family transcriptional regulator: MSPVGRRPGKTDTRDQILLTARRLFSERGYDKTSLRDIATEAQVDTALIRHYFGTKDDLFRTTIGWPFDPQQIAGRIAGGDRAEIGRRLSEVFFGFWEQPDSRASLLAILRGAATHEESATLVRQFIQGQLYQLIASEVPGPDAEIGIDLAMAQLLGVAFLRYILQVEPVASTPIAELTDRVAPVLNVHLQVPGKSPNHKGRNRRRG, encoded by the coding sequence ATGTCACCCGTCGGACGGCGTCCGGGAAAAACCGATACGCGCGATCAGATCCTGCTGACCGCTCGACGCCTGTTTTCCGAACGCGGCTACGACAAGACGTCGCTACGGGACATCGCCACCGAGGCGCAGGTGGATACCGCGCTGATTCGACACTATTTCGGCACCAAGGACGACCTGTTCCGGACCACGATCGGGTGGCCGTTCGACCCGCAGCAGATCGCCGGTCGCATCGCGGGAGGCGATCGTGCCGAGATTGGCCGGCGACTCAGTGAGGTGTTCTTCGGGTTTTGGGAGCAGCCCGACAGCCGCGCCTCATTGCTGGCGATTTTGCGTGGGGCTGCCACGCATGAGGAGTCGGCCACGCTGGTGCGGCAATTCATCCAGGGTCAGTTGTATCAGCTGATCGCGTCGGAGGTTCCCGGGCCGGATGCCGAGATCGGAATCGATCTGGCGATGGCGCAACTACTCGGTGTCGCCTTCTTGAGGTACATCCTGCAGGTCGAACCCGTCGCCTCCACGCCGATTGCCGAACTCACCGATCGCGTTGCACCCGTCCTCAACGTTCATCTGCAGGTCCCTGGGAAATCGCCAAATCATAAGGGGCGTAACCGGCGCCGCGGTTGA
- the proB gene encoding glutamate 5-kinase, translated as MSAHREAIRTARSLVVKIGTNALTTPSGVFDGGRLAGLADAIEGRMKAGTDVVIVSSGAIAAGIEPLGLSRRPKDLATKQAAASVGQVALVNAWSAAFARYGRTVGQVLLTAQDISMRAQHTNAQRTLDRLRALHAVAIVNENDTVATNEIRFGDNDRLSALVAHLVGAEALVLLSDIDGLYDTDPRKTKEAHFIPEVAAASDLDGVVAGPGSALGTGGMASKMSSALLAADAGVPVLLAAATDAATALTDASSGTVFAARPQRMSARRFWLRYAADSAGSLTLDEGAVRAVVGQRRSLLAAGITAVSGQFHGGDVVELHGPNATVVARGVVAYDATELATIIGRSTSELPDELRRPAVHADDLVAV; from the coding sequence GTGAGCGCGCATCGCGAAGCCATCCGCACCGCGCGCAGCCTGGTCGTCAAGATCGGGACCAACGCGCTGACCACGCCGTCCGGGGTGTTCGACGGGGGCCGGCTGGCCGGGCTGGCCGATGCCATCGAGGGGCGCATGAAGGCGGGCACCGACGTCGTCATCGTGTCCTCGGGTGCCATCGCCGCCGGTATCGAACCGCTCGGATTATCGCGTCGGCCAAAGGATTTGGCCACCAAACAGGCGGCGGCCAGCGTGGGCCAGGTCGCGCTGGTGAACGCGTGGAGCGCGGCCTTCGCCCGCTACGGCCGCACGGTCGGGCAGGTGCTGCTGACCGCGCAAGACATTTCGATGCGGGCCCAGCACACCAACGCGCAACGCACCCTGGACCGGTTGCGCGCGCTGCACGCGGTGGCGATCGTCAACGAGAACGACACGGTGGCCACCAACGAGATCCGGTTCGGTGACAACGACCGCCTCTCGGCGCTGGTGGCCCACCTGGTCGGTGCCGAGGCGCTGGTACTGCTCTCCGACATCGACGGGCTCTACGACACCGACCCGCGAAAGACCAAGGAGGCACACTTCATTCCCGAGGTGGCCGCGGCGTCGGACCTTGATGGTGTGGTGGCCGGCCCGGGCAGCGCGCTGGGCACCGGGGGCATGGCGTCGAAGATGTCCTCGGCGCTGCTGGCCGCCGACGCCGGGGTGCCGGTGCTGCTGGCCGCGGCAACGGACGCCGCGACGGCGCTGACCGATGCGTCGTCGGGCACGGTGTTCGCCGCTCGGCCACAACGGATGTCGGCCCGCCGATTCTGGCTGCGCTACGCCGCCGATTCGGCCGGCTCGCTGACCCTCGACGAGGGTGCCGTGCGTGCGGTCGTCGGGCAACGCCGCTCGCTGCTGGCCGCGGGTATCACGGCGGTGTCCGGGCAGTTCCACGGCGGCGATGTCGTCGAATTGCACGGGCCGAATGCGACGGTGGTGGCCCGCGGCGTCGTTGCCTACGACGCGACCGAGCTCGCAACGATTATCGGCCGGTCGACCTCGGAGCTACCCGACGAGCTGCGGCGGCCCGCGGTGCATGCCGACGACCTGGTCGCGGTGTAG